The stretch of DNA AATTTCTTTTCTCTTACTCGATACTAGAAACTCTTGGTACTTCATACTTTCATAGTATTCAAGATCGCTCATTTTGATCCTTGGATTGAATTAAGTTTCACAAAATCAAAAATCTTATTTTTCAAAATTTGATTCAAATATATATATTAAGTGTAGTCTTCAAACTTTATATCAGGAAATATAGGGTGCTCTTTTTCAATCTCAGAAAGTCTTTCTTCATCAATTTTTTCTTCTTTTATCATATTGGCAAGCTCGTTGAATAGATTGATATGAACCTTAGTTCTTTTTACTGCATAGTCAACCATGGTTTTTGTTTTCATAATAAAAGCCCAGTCTGAACTTTGCCCAAGCAAAAGCTCTCTTGCCATCTGGTTTAACACTCTTCTGAATATTTCATTCGCAGTGCCTTTGTATTTATGAGAATATTCATTCATTAGAACCGAAGAGGTTAGCAGATACCTGTAGATCCAGTCATTGGTTGAGTTTAACCATACGTCAGAATATCCGTCTTCTCCCCAACTGGAATAGTCCATTTTTACACTCTGGACTCTTGGAAGAAGTGCGATCACATTCATCGGATGGATTGTATCAATTTCATTTTGATCGAAGTGGATTTTCTTAAATAAAAATTCTAAAAATTTTGGTCCCTCATACCACCAATGCCCGTAAAGCTCTGCATCGTAAGGGGATACAATGATTGCAGGTTGACCATTTTTATTTTTTAGATTTCTGCATTGCTCTATTCTTCTTTTAAGAAAATCTTCTGCATGGCTACCACAAGCCTCTGTTGCCCAATCTGGGTGGTAGTAATCCTTATAATCTGTTTTGCCTGTAATCCTATGGTATTTGATTCCGGTATTGGATCGAATCGTCTCGACATGAAGATGGGGCTTGATGTATTCATAGTCCAAGTCAAACCCAATATCTCTGTAGTATTCCCTGTATCGAAAATCCCCCGGGTAACCTTCTTTTGCACTCCAAACCTGAGAAGAGCTTTCTTCGTCTCGTCCAAAACTAAATACACCGTTTCCGAT from Leptospiraceae bacterium encodes:
- a CDS encoding DUF1957 domain-containing protein, which translates into the protein MGNEKLGYLIPVLHSHLPYVRHPGYSTPFLEENWLNEAILETYIPLINTFRNLKREGVRFKITMSFTPPLISMLEDEYLQENFIKKIDMLILLANKEVKRTVYDPHLNYLSQVYLANFEEVKKVFLELDKNIINGFREFHQEGYLETITSPATHGFLPLMESEPSSVLAQIRIGRKVYKRTWGHDPRGIWLSECGYYPGLEKILSGEGFRYFFSDSHAIDHSVPRPKFGVYAPVEIGNGVFSFGRDEESSSQVWSAKEGYPGDFRYREYYRDIGFDLDYEYIKPHLHVETIRSNTGIKYHRITGKTDYKDYYHPDWATEACGSHAEDFLKRRIEQCRNLKNKNGQPAIIVSPYDAELYGHWWYEGPKFLEFLFKKIHFDQNEIDTIHPMNVIALLPRVQSVKMDYSSWGEDGYSDVWLNSTNDWIYRYLLTSSVLMNEYSHKYKGTANEIFRRVLNQMARELLLGQSSDWAFIMKTKTMVDYAVKRTKVHINLFNELANMIKEEKIDEERLSEIEKEHPIFPDIKFEDYT